A stretch of the Panicum virgatum strain AP13 chromosome 9N, P.virgatum_v5, whole genome shotgun sequence genome encodes the following:
- the LOC120692095 gene encoding endo-1,4-beta-xylanase 5-like has product MRKVAGGLMVARLAFWLRWIALLQGCMVGALPYDYSASIECLPEPLEPQYGGGILRNADFSAGLRGWSTFGYGSIAESKSAAGNGFAVALNRTRPYQSVSQKVYLQRDTHYTLSAWLQVGDGSADVRAVVKTVGDFVHAGGAVAKSGCWSMLKGGLTAASSGPAELYFESNATVDLWVDSVSLNPFSRDEWAAHRAESVSAARKKTVRLQATDSAGNPLAGAAVSLDAVRTNFPLGSAMTRHILTNSAYQTWFASRFAVATFENEMKWYSTEPAPGREDYTVPDAMMAFAKSNGIAVRGHNVFWDQPSQQPAWVQSLPYPQLLAAASRRIRSVVSRYAGQVIGWDVVNENLHFNFYEGRFGWDASTAFYAAARLLDAGSALMFMNEFNTLEQPGDMAALPARYLQRLRQIIAAYSENGAGMAIGLEGHFTNPNIPYMRAALDTLAQAGIPIWLTEVDVAAGPAQAQHLEEVLREAYAHPAVQGIVLWSAWRPEGCYVMCLTDNNFKNLPQGDVVDKLIAEWRSTPRAGATDAQGFFEAELVHGEYKVSVSHPALNNSVTRSVKVDLGSGSEHYFIDMQV; this is encoded by the exons ATGAggaaggtcgccggcggcctgatGGTGGCGAGGCTGGCGTTCTGGCTCCGATGGATCGCTCTCCTGCAAG GCTGCATGGTGGGAGCTCTCCCCTACGATTACTCCGCAAGCATCGAG TGCTTGCCGGAGCCGCTGGAGCCCCAGTACGGCGGCGGCATCCTCCGGAACGCCGACTTCAGCGCCGGCCTCCGGGGCTGGTCCACGTTCGGCTACGGCAGCATCGCGGAGAGCAAGTCGGCGGCGGGCAACGGCTTCGCCGTGGCGCTCAACCGGACGCGGCCGTACCAGAGCGTCAGCCAGAAGGTGTACCTGCAGCGCGACACGCACTACACCCTCTCCG CGTGGTTGCAGGTCGGCGACGGGAGCGCCGACGTCCGGGCGGTCGTCAAGACCGTCGGTGACTTcgtccacgccggcggcgccgtcgccaagTCCGGGTGCTGGTCCATGCTCAAGGGCGGCCTCACCGCCGCGTCTTCGGGCCCTGCCGAGCTCTACTTCGAG AGCAACGCGACGGTGGACCTCTGGGTGGATAGCGTGTCGCTGAACCCGTTCTCCAGGGACGAGTGGGCGGCGCACCGCGCCGAGTCCGTCTCGGCGGCGCGCAAGAAGACGGTGAGGCTCCAGGCGACGGACTCCGCCGGGAACCCGCTGGCGGGCGCGGCGGTGTCCCTGGACGCCGTCCGGACCAACTTCCCGCTGGGCTCGGCCATGACCCGGCACATCCTCACCAACTCCGCGTACCAGACGTGGTTCGCGTCCCGGTTCGCGGTGGCCACCTTCGAGAACGAGATGAAGTGGTACAGCACGGAGCCGGCGCCGGGGCGCGAGGACTACACGGTCCCGGACGCGATGATGGCGTTCGCCAAGTCCAACGGCATCGCCGTGCGCGGCCACAACGTGTTCTGGgaccagcccagccagcagcccgcGTGGGTGCAGTCGCTGCCGTACCCGcagctgctggcggcggcgtcgcgccggATCCGCTCCGTCGTGTCGCGCTACGCCGGGCAGGTCATCGGCTGGGACGTGGTCAACGAGAACCTGCACTTCAACTTCTACGAGGGCCGCTTCGGGTGGGACGCGTCCACCGCCTTctacgccgccgcgcgcctgctCGACGCCGGCTCCGCGCTCATGTTCATGAACGAGTTCAACACGCTGGAGCAGCCGGGCGACATGGCCGCGCTGCCGGCCAGGTACCTGCAGCGCCTGCGCCAGATCATCGCCGCGTACTCGGAGAACGGCGCCGGCATGGCCATCGGTCTCGAGGGCCACTTCACCAACCCCAACATACCCTACATGCGCGCCGCGCTCGACACCCTCGCCCAGGCCGGCATCCCCATCTGGCTCACCGaggtcgacgtcgccgccggcccggcGCAGGCGCAGCACCTGGAGGAGGTGCTCAGGGAGGCGTACGCGCACCCGGCGGTGCAGGGCATCGTGCTCTGGTCGGCGTGGCGGCCGGAGGGGTGCTACGTGATGTGCCTCACAGACAACAACTTCAAGAACCTGCCACAGGGGGACGTCGTCGACAAGCTCATCGCCGAGTGGCGGTCCACGCCGCGGGCCGGCGCCACCGACGCGCAGGGCTTCTTCGAGGCTGAACTCGTGCACGGCGAGTACAAGGTCAGTGTCAGCCACCCGGCGCTCAACAACTCCGTCACCCGGAGCGTCAAGGTCGACCTGGGCTCAGGGAGTGAGCACTACTTCATTGACATGCAGGTCTAG
- the LOC120690442 gene encoding elongator complex protein 5-like, with protein sequence MAEAVVRYLRDGRLDGEHAPALALEGSLQCCSLAAGAMLHVAAALASQAAAGRAQARGLVVVAFDRSPEVYLEFMRRRGLDANALNRCVRILDCYSDPLGWKQKIQNQQHQENSTKQFSTNKENITVFRNVKDVTKLMYSITELGGGFQGEGKRYFSIAVDSISSLLRHASVPSVSGLLSNLRSHEQGSSIFWLIHTDLHEPKVPRAFECLSTMVACVEPALVDPLCVESPGSMSTLEQNYSKAKFIVRLKRRNGRVKHFYEDLYVEGNDVKFDSAPASTEVNQSLVPKVQFNLELSEKERTDRANVVLPFEHQGKGEPIRIYDGRRSLPEEQRDPNLAPALVDDIVPKSGTAKGEIHYVRDSDDEQPDSDEDPDDDLDI encoded by the exons ATGGCGGAGGCGGTTGTGAGGTACCTCCGGGACGGGCGCCTCGACGGCGAGCACGCGCCGGCGCTGGCCTTGGAGGGATCACTCCAGTGCTGCTCGCTCGCCGCGGGCGCGATGCTCCACGTCGCGGCCGCACTCGCTTCCCAGGCCGCGGCAGGGAGGGCGCAGGCCAG GGGGTTGGTGGTTGTGGCGTTCGATCGGAGCCCGGAGGTGTACTTGGAATTCATGCGGCGCCGCGGCCTTGACGCAAATGCTTTGAACCGATG TGTTCGAATATTGGATTGCTATTCCGACCCCCTTGGATGGAAGCAGAAGATTCAAAACCAGCAGCATCAAGAGAACAGTACAAAGCAGTTCTCAACAAACAAAGAGAACATTACTGTTTTTAGAAATGTGAAGGATGTTACCAAATTGATGTACTCCATTACTGAACTCGGAGGAG GGTTTCAAGGAGAGGGCAAAAGGTATTTTTCAATTGCTGTTGACTCG ATTAGTTCTTTGTTAAGGCATGCTTCAGTGCCATCAGTTTCAGGCCTTCTTAGTAATCTTCGAAGCCATG AACAAGGATCATCAATCTTTTGGCTGATACATACAGACCTCCATGAACCAAAGGTACCCCGAGCATTTGAATGTCTTTCAACTATGGTTGCTTGTGTGGAGCCAGCACTTGTAGATCCTCTATGTGTAGAAAGTCCTGGAAGCATGTCTACACTGGAGCAAAACTATTCAAAAGCAAAGTTTATTGTGCGCCTTAAAAGACGAAATGGACGGGTGAAGCACTTT TATGAGGACTTGTATGTTGAGGGAAATGATGTTAAATTTGATTCTGCTCCTGCAAGTACAGAAGTGAACCAAAGTCTAGTACCTAAG GTTCAGTTCAATCTGGAGCTGTCAGAAAAAGAGCGCACTGACAGGGCAAATGTTGTTCTTCCTTTTGAACATCAAG GAAAGGGTGAACCAATTCGAATATATGATGGTCGCCGATCCCTACCTGAGGAGCAACGAGACCCAAACTTAGCACCAGCCCTTGTGGATGATATAGTTCCCAAATCTGGAACTGCGAAGGGTGAGATACATTATGTCCGTGATTCAGATGACGAGCAACCGGACTCAGATGAAGATCCAGATGATGACTTGGACATATGA
- the LOC120690443 gene encoding yrdC domain-containing protein, mitochondrial, with the protein MKACAKAAGERLPLVRPPTGRALARSFVKVSRLPSQWIKSQVSCSIGVSGNAAHRIEATAENIFPATKDHVTKATDAINRGEVIAVPTDTIYGFACDACSAGAVNRIYEIKGRIQTRPLAICVADVSDISRFALVDHLPHGLLHSLLPGPVTVVLKRGEDSILERSLNPGLDSIGVRVPDLDFIRSIARGAGSALALTSANLSGRPSSVSIRDFEDLWPHCSYVFDGGILPSGRAGSTIVDLITPGVYKILRDGSSREETTRVLGKFGFVEAS; encoded by the exons ATGAAGGCGTGCGCGAAGGCGGCGGGGGAGAGGCTCCCCCTGGTTCGTCCTCCCACCGGGCGGGCGCTGGCTCGGAG CTTTGTTAAGGTAAGCAGATTACCCTCTCAATGGATAAAGTCTCAAGTATCTTGCTCCATTGGGGTGTCGGGAAATGCAGCGCATAGAATAGAGGCCACAGCAGAAAATATTTTCCCAGCAACCAAAGATCATGTCACAAAAgcaactgatgcaattaacagAGGAGAAGTGATTGCAGTGCCCACTGATACAATATACGGGTTTGCTTGCGATGCCTG CTCTGCAGGAGCAGTTAATCGCATCTATGAGATCAAAGGGCGCATACAAACACGCCCTCTGGCAATCTGTGTTGCTGATGTCTCAGACATATCACGATTTGCTTTAGTAGATCACTTGCCGCATGGATTGCTTCATAGTCTACTTCCTGGGCCTGTCACTGTTGTTCTAAAACGAG GTGAAGACAGTATATTAGAGAGATCACTTAATCCTGGCTTGGATAGCATTGGAGTTCGTGTGCCGGATCTGGATTTCATACGATCCATTGCTCGTGGTGCTGGAAGTGCACTTGCACTTACTAGTGCCAACTTAAGCGGACGACCTAGTAGTGTCAGCATCAGAGATTTCGAGGATTTATGGCCGCATTGTTCATATGTCTTTGATGGTGGAATACTTCCTTCTGGGCGTGCTGGTTCAACAATTGTTGACCTAATAACACCAGGAGTCTACAAGATATTGAGAGATGGAAG TTCAAGGGAGGAAACAACACGGGTGCTTGGCAAGTTCGGCTTCGTTGAAGCTTCATGA
- the LOC120689356 gene encoding endo-1,4-beta-xylanase 5-like: protein MGFFVTSVKAGGYASEKKPGKAGGESSEKTSEKAAGDASEQTAEKADGSTSKKSSVKVPYDYSANIECVKEPEKPLYGGGIVTGASAGGKKLAAPIKGSVLKVDLKKDQHYALSAWLKLSKGTGNITAIIVPPDGKFITAGAIVARSDCWTLLKGGATAYSEGKGDLFFETNSTAEIMAESIALQGFSFEEWNAHREEVVAKERKKKVQITVESGGKPLPDAELSVEWVAKGFPLGNAMTKEILDMPEYEEWFAKRFKWATMENEMKWYSTEFHEGQVGYEVADKMLALAEKHNISVRGHNVFWDDESHQMDWVSKLGQDQLKEAVAKRLKSVVTHYAGKVIHWDVVNENLHFKFFEEKLGKDASGEIFKEVAKLDPKPILFMNEYNTIEQPCDLAPLPTKYIAKLKQIQAYPGNKDLKYGIGLESHFDKPNIPYMRGSLDTLAAMGVPVWLTEVDVTKGPKQVEFLEEVMREGFGHPGVKGIVMWAAWHAKGCYVMCLTDNNFKNLPVGDAVDKLLDEWRKVPDKPKTDAKGVFEAELFHGEYKVTVKHKSLKEPIVQTVDLDSTKSAATISC, encoded by the exons ATGG GATTCTTTGTCACGTCAGTAAAGGCCGGTGGTTATGCCTCAGAGAAAAAGCCAGGAAAGGCCGGCGGTGAATCCTCAGAGAAAACATCAGAAAAGGCCGCTGGTGATGCCTCAGAGCAAACAGCAGAGAAGGCCGATGGCTCTACCTCAAAGAAATCGTCAGTAAAAGTCCCCTACGACTACTCAGCAAACATCGAG TGCGTCAAGGAGCCGGAGAAACCTCTGTATGGCGGCGGCATCGTCACCGGTGCCTCGGCCGGCGGCAAGAAGCTCGCCGCCCCCATCAAGGGCTCCGTCCTCAAGGTCGACCTCAAGAAGGACCAGCACTACGCGCTCTCCG CCTGGCTGAAGCTTTCCAAGGGCACCGGCAACATCACTGCTATCATCGTGCCGCCTGACGGCAAGTTCATCACCGCCGGCGCGATTGTGGCCCGATCCGACTGCTGGACCTTGCTCAAGGGTGGCGCCACCGCCTACTCCGAAGGCAAGGGCGATCTCTTCTTCGAG ACCAACTCGACCGCGGAGATCATGGCGGAGAGCATCGCGCTGCAGGGTTTCAGCTTCGAGGAATGGAATGCTCACCGCGAAGAAGTTGTTGCCAAG gagcgcaagaagaaggTGCAGATCACGGTGGAGTCCGGCGGCAAGCCGCTGCCGGACGCGGAGCTGTCGGTGGAGTGGGTGGCCAAGGGCTTCCCCCTGGGCAACGCCATGACCAAGGAGATCCTGGACATGCCCGAGTACGAGGAGTGGTTCGCGAAGCGGTTCAAGTGGGCGACCATGGAGAACGAGATGAAGTGGTACAGCACCGAGTTCCACGAGGGTCAGGTGGGGTACGAGGTGGCGGACAAGATGCTGGCGCTGGCGGAGAAGCACAACATCTCGGTGCGCGGCCACAACGTGTTCTGGGACGACGAGAGCCACCAGATGGACTGGGTGAGCAAGCTCGGCCAGGACCAGCTCAAGGAGGCCGTGGCGAAGCGCCTCAAGAGCGTCGTCACCCACTACGCCGGCAAGGTCATCCACTGGGACGTGGTGAACGAGAACCTCCACTTCAAGTTCTTCGAGGAGAAGCTCGGCAAGGACGCGTCCGGGGAGATCTTCAAGGAGGTGGCCAAGCTGGACCCCAAGCCCATCCTCTTCATGAACGAGTACAACACCATCGAGCAGCCCTGCGACCTGGCGCCGCTGCCGACCAAGTACATCGCCAAGCTCAAGCAGATCCAGGCCTACCCGGGCAACAAGGACCTCAAGTACGGCATCGGCCTGGAGAGCCACTTCGACAAGCCCAACATCCCCTACATGAGGGGCTCCCTGGACACGCTGGCGGCGATGGGCGTGCCCGTCTGGCTCACCGAGGTCGACGTCACCAAGGGGCCCAAGCAGGTGGAGTTCCTGGAGGAGGTGATGAGGGAGGGGTTCGGGCATCCGGGGGTGAAGGGCATCGTGATGTGGGCCGCCTGGCACGCCAAGGGCTGCTATGTCATGTGCCTCACGGACAACAACTTCAAGAACCTCCCCGTCGGCGACGCTGTCGACAAGCTCCTGGACGAGTGGAGGAAGGTGCCCGACAAGCCCAAGACGGACGCCAAGGGCGTGTTCGAGGCCGAGCTCTTCCACGGCGAGTACAAGGTCACTGTTAAGCACAAGTCGCTCAAGGAGCCCATCGTGCAGACGGTGGACCTCGACTCCACCAAGTCGGCGGCCACGATATCATGTTAG
- the LOC120692826 gene encoding endo-1,4-beta-xylanase 5-like has protein sequence MGRALFLSLLWVAMLSASRVVQALPYDYSSSSECLPEPLEPHYGGGIIRNADFSAGLQGWSAFGYGVVEEGASASGNRYAVARNRTRPYQSVSQKVYLQNDTHYTLTAWLQVSNGSADITAVVKTNGEFIHAGGVEARSGCWSILKGGFTAPAAGPAELYFESNATGEKVMVDNVSLQPFSQEEWAAHHHAAIKSARKKTVRLRARDSAGKPVPGAQVRIEHVRSGFPLGSAMSAEILHNPAYQQWFTSRFTVTTFENEMKWYSTEPVQGSEDYSVPDAMLRFARSHGIRVRGHNIFWDQPSQQPAWVQSLPYQQLRQATARRIKSVMSRYAGQVIAWDVVNENLHFNFFEGRFGGDASAAFYRQAHQMDGGALMSMNEFNTLEQPGDPNAVPGKYLGKLFQIKKFPGNTNDGRMAIGLEGHFTTPNIPYIRAALDTMSGAGVPIWLTEIDVAPGPNQAANLEKILREVYAHPAVHGIILWTAWHQRGCYVMCLTDNNFGNLPTGDVVDKLIREWQTRAHAGVADADGYYEAELFHGDYKVTVSHPVANATVVQSLTVDRETTDAENEYTIHV, from the exons TGCTTGCCGGAGCCGCTGGAGCCTCACTACGGCGGCGGCATCATCCGGAACGCCGACTTCAGCGCCGGCCTCCAGGGGTGGTCGGCGTTCGGTTACGGCGTCGTCGAGGAAGGCGCGTCGGCGAGCGGCAACAGGTACGCCGTGGCGCGGAACCGGACGCGGCCGTACCAGAGCGTCAGCCAGAAGGTGTACCTGCAGAACGACACGCACTACACTCTGACAG CTTGGTTGCAGGTCAGTAATGGCAGCGCCGACATCACAGCCGTCGTGAAGACCAACGGCGAGTTCAtccacgccggcggcgtcgaAGCGCGGTCCGGGTGCTGGTCCATTCTCAAAGGCGGCTtcaccgcccccgccgccgggccgGCAGAACTCTACTTCGAG AGCAACGCGACGGGGGAGAAGGTGATGGTGGACAACGTCTCGCTGCAGCCCTTCTCCCAGGAAGAGTGGGCGGCGCACCACCACGCCGCCATCAAGTCGGCGCGCAAGAAGACGGTGCGGCTCCGCGCCCGGGACTCCGCTGGCAAGCCCGTGCCCGGCGCGCAGGTGCGCATCGAGCACGTCCGGAGCGGCTTCCCGCTGGGTTCCGCCATGAGCGCCGAGATCCTGCACAACCCGGCGTACCAGCAGTGGTTCACGTCGCGGTTCACGGTGACCACCTTCGAGAACGAGATGAAGTGGTACAGCACGGAGCCCGTCCAGGGCAGCGAGGACTACTCCGTCCCGGACGCGATGCTCCGGTTCGCCAGGAGCCACGGCATCCGCGTGCGCGGGCACAACATCTTCTGGGACCAGCCGAGCCAGCAGCCGGCGTGGGTGCAGTCGCTGCCGTACCAGCAGCTCCGgcaggcgacggcgcggcggatcAAGTCGGTGATGTCGCGGTACGCCGGGCAGGTGATCGCGTGGGACGTGGTGAACGAGAACCTCCACTTCAACTTCTTCGAGGGCAGGTTCGGGGGCGACGCGTCGGCGGCCTTCTACCGGCAGGCGCACCagatggacggcggcgcgctcatgTCCATGAACGAGTTCAACACGCTGGAGCAGCCGGGCGACCCGAACGCGGTGCCCGGCAAGTACCTCGGCAAGCTGTTCCAGATCAAGAAGTTCCCCGGCAACACCAACGACGGCAGGATGGCCATCGGCCTCGAGGGCCACTTCACCACCCCCAACATCCCCTACATCCGCGCCGCGCTCGACACCATGTCCGGGGCCGGCGTGCCCATCTGGCTCACCGAGATCGACGTCGCGCCGGGGCCCAACCAGGCGGCCAACCTCGAGAAGATCCTCCGGGAGGTGTACGCCCACCCGGCCGTGCACGGGATCATCCTCTGGACGGCGTGGCACCAGCGCGGGTGCTACGTCATGTGCCTCACCGACAACAACTTCGGGAACCTCCCCACCGGCGACGTCGTCGACAAGCTGATCAGGGAGTGGCAgacgcgcgcgcacgccggcgtGGCGGACGCCGACGGCTACTACGAGGCGGAGCTGTTCCACGGGGACTACAAGGTCACCGTCAGCCACCCGGTGGCGAACGCCACCGTGGTGCAGAGCCTGACCGTCGACAGGGAGACCACCGACGCCGAGAACGAGTACACCATACACGTCTAG